A single region of the Arthrobacter sp. PAMC25564 genome encodes:
- a CDS encoding metal-dependent transcriptional regulator, with translation MKTGTPSSSIEDYVKVIYSFTEWQDKPITSTQLAQRLGVANSSVSEMVRKLKDQGLVDHKPYSAITLTGDGVRLAVSMVRRHRLIETFLVQELGFRWDEVHDEAELLEHAVSDTFIERMAVKLGNPLRDPHGDPIPAADGSVRMPAAHRMSDLDDGHTGRITRISDDNPELLRYLSAEEIGLDAEVEVLGRRPFGGSLVVRIGSGGTRREFDLAAEVASALWVHSEAAHAGCSVPGR, from the coding sequence GTGAAGACCGGTACGCCCTCCTCCTCCATTGAGGACTACGTCAAGGTCATCTACTCCTTCACGGAGTGGCAGGACAAGCCCATCACCTCCACGCAGCTGGCGCAGCGGCTGGGCGTCGCCAACTCCTCGGTCTCCGAAATGGTCCGCAAACTTAAGGACCAGGGCCTCGTGGACCACAAGCCCTACAGTGCCATCACCCTGACCGGCGACGGCGTCCGGCTGGCCGTATCCATGGTCCGGCGGCACCGGCTGATCGAAACTTTCCTCGTCCAGGAGCTCGGCTTCCGGTGGGACGAGGTCCATGACGAGGCCGAGCTCCTGGAACACGCCGTCTCGGACACCTTCATCGAACGGATGGCCGTCAAGCTGGGGAACCCGCTGCGGGACCCGCACGGCGATCCGATCCCTGCCGCCGACGGATCCGTCCGGATGCCCGCCGCCCACCGGATGAGCGACCTCGACGACGGCCACACCGGCCGGATTACCCGGATCAGCGACGACAACCCCGAGTTGCTCCGCTACCTTTCCGCCGAGGAGATCGGCCTGGATGCGGAGGTCGAGGTGCTTGGCCGCAGGCCCTTCGGCGGCTCCCTCGTGGTGCGGATCGGCTCCGGCGGAACACGGCGGGAATTCGATCTCGCCGCGGAGGTCGCCTCAGCGTTGTGGGTCCACAGCGAGGCCGCCCATGCCGGCTGCAGCGTCCCTGGACGCTGA
- a CDS encoding Nramp family divalent metal transporter encodes MLEVTGHEPQFPGAPARRTPGARRALLGLLGPAFVASIAYVDPGNVAANLTAGAQYGYLLVWVLVVANVMAVLVQYQSAKLGIVTGKSLPEILGERLKPFWRRAFWVQAEIVAAATDLAEVVGGAIALYLLFGLPLPLGALIVGAVSMLLLAVQRRNRQRPFEFVIMFLLGIITIGFLAGLFFRPPDPGGILAGLVPGFQGPDTVLLAASMLGATVMPHAIYVHSALSRDRHRPNPHLHVPVPAMARLVRATRLDVVAALAIAGIVNIGMLLLAASSLGGADGTDTIEGAHAAITASLGPVVGVIFAVGLLASGLASTSVGCYAGGSIMQGLLRIRIPLLVRRVVTLIPAVVLLTVGFDPTWGLVLSQVVLSFGIPFVLVPLVVLSSDRALMGRFADGLALRIAAIVSVVLVVALNLVLLWLTFSGRG; translated from the coding sequence GTGCTGGAAGTGACCGGACACGAACCCCAGTTCCCGGGAGCCCCCGCCCGGCGGACGCCGGGTGCCCGCAGGGCCCTGCTCGGCCTGCTTGGACCGGCCTTCGTCGCCTCGATCGCCTATGTGGACCCGGGGAACGTCGCCGCCAACCTGACGGCCGGCGCCCAGTACGGCTACCTGCTGGTCTGGGTCCTGGTTGTTGCCAACGTCATGGCCGTTCTCGTCCAGTACCAGTCCGCGAAGCTCGGCATCGTCACCGGAAAGAGCCTGCCGGAGATCCTCGGCGAGAGGCTCAAGCCGTTCTGGCGGCGCGCCTTCTGGGTCCAGGCGGAAATCGTGGCCGCGGCGACCGATCTGGCCGAGGTCGTCGGCGGGGCGATCGCACTTTATCTGCTCTTCGGCCTTCCGCTGCCGCTTGGCGCCCTGATCGTGGGCGCCGTGTCGATGCTCCTGCTGGCGGTACAGCGGAGGAACCGCCAGCGGCCGTTTGAATTCGTCATCATGTTCCTGCTCGGCATCATCACCATCGGCTTCCTGGCCGGCCTGTTCTTCAGGCCGCCCGATCCCGGCGGGATCCTTGCCGGACTCGTGCCCGGTTTCCAGGGCCCGGACACCGTGCTGCTGGCGGCCAGCATGCTCGGCGCCACCGTGATGCCGCACGCCATCTATGTCCACTCCGCCCTCTCACGGGACCGGCACCGCCCGAACCCGCACCTCCATGTTCCGGTCCCGGCCATGGCGCGGCTCGTCAGGGCCACCAGGCTGGACGTCGTCGCCGCCTTGGCCATCGCCGGAATCGTGAACATCGGCATGCTCCTGCTGGCGGCGTCAAGCCTGGGCGGTGCGGACGGGACCGACACGATCGAGGGCGCCCATGCCGCCATTACGGCCAGCCTGGGCCCCGTCGTCGGCGTCATCTTTGCCGTCGGCCTGCTCGCCTCCGGCCTGGCCTCAACCTCGGTGGGCTGCTACGCCGGCGGATCCATCATGCAGGGCCTGCTCAGGATCCGGATTCCGCTGCTCGTGCGCCGTGTCGTGACCCTCATTCCCGCGGTTGTGCTGCTGACGGTCGGCTTCGATCCCACCTGGGGGCTTGTCCTCAGCCAGGTGGTCCTGAGCTTCGGCATCCCCTTTGTCCTCGTCCCCCTGGTCGTGCTGAGCAGCGATAGGGCCCTGATGGGCCGCTTCGCGGATGGACTGGCCCTCCGGATCGCCGCGATCGTCAGCGTGGTGCTGGTGGTGGCCTTGAACCTCGTCCTGCTGTGGCTGACCTTCTCCGGCCGCGGCTGA